The DNA segment CTGCACCACATGATAAAGCTGATGACGGGAAAGGATCTCCAATGCCAAAGTGTGCACCATGTGCTTCGTCTACTAAAACGGGCATTCCTCTCTCCTGTGCATATGAAATAATAGAAGTTAAATTATAGGTTTGTCCATAATAATTAGGATTTGTTAGAATAACAGCCTTAGCATTAGGAAATTGATCAATTGCTTCCTTAATTGTGCTTTCAGTCACATATGTAGCAACCTGTAGGTCTGGATCAATATTAGGTGTAACAAATACTGGCTGTGCACCCGCCAACATTAAGCCATTCATTACGGATTTATGGCAGCTTCTCGAAACGATAACTATATCATTTTTTGAACAGACTGCTAATATCATTGCTAAGTTCCCCACAGTCGAACCATTCACTAAAAAGAAAGACTTTCTAGAGCCATAATAATTGGCTAATAACGTTTCTGCCTTTAGAATTGCCTCTTCAGGCTGATGTAGATCATCTAGACCACTTATTTCTGTTAAATCAATAGATAGGATATCTTTAAAAATGTTTAATCCCTTTTCTAAGAGGAGACTCCCAGATTTATGTCCTGGAACATGAAATGAGATGGGTGATTGGTTAATATGATTCATTAGCGAATCGAACAATGGTGTACTATTTTGATTCATCCTTTTTTCCTCACATTTAACTTTTTGTTAGTTCCCTTCATCTTACTATAAGTTAAGGGAAAATAAAAAAAATCCCTATAAAGGGATGGGATATCAAGACAAGATCTTGGGTGTAGTTATCTTTCGTAATTGCTGTATATAAAACTGATAGCTTGGATGGTTAGTTTGAGTATGAATCATTTCTGTCTCACAGTCCGTACAGATAAAGGATGTATATAAATGTATCCCTTTCTCTTTTTCCTTTTCACATATTACACATGTTTCCCCAAAGTACTCTCTTTTTGAAATAGCACTCATTTACTCCACCTCCTACTTTTAGCATTCCCAAATTAAATAAATGTATACACAATTATAAATTT comes from the Bacillus sp. BGMRC 2118 genome and includes:
- a CDS encoding sigma factor G inhibitor Gin, producing MSAISKREYFGETCVICEKEKEKGIHLYTSFICTDCETEMIHTQTNHPSYQFYIQQLRKITTPKILS